The following DNA comes from Chelmon rostratus isolate fCheRos1 chromosome 20, fCheRos1.pri, whole genome shotgun sequence.
ACACACTTTTACATTATTGTCCTTTTTAAACACAGAGTTTTCAGCTGGACATTACCTGCAATTGATAGATAATTTTgtttaaaatcagaaaaacacatttgactAGCCAACTTCTTATTGCAGCAATTTACCAGTGAAACCATAAGAGACCAGTTGTGTTTCAGTGCActgcacactctctctctctctctctctccttctcctttgcCAAGTAAGCCAGTCACAGATTAGGGTCAAGGGAACAGGAATTCAACTGATAGTATCTGAatgagacacagacatgcaccTACGACCGCACAGACATAACATTAAGATGCATGTGTACATGGAGCTTCCCATGTCTTTATATGTAAGTATGTGTACGGAGGGGGATgaagaaagaacaaacagaagatCAAGTATGTAATGAGGAAAACAAGGAAtgataataaatgtaaaagaaaGGCagcgatagagagagagggagcaaagagACCGAAATGCAGGAAAGTCgaaaaatacaaagagaaatggaaagagaaagacaagaaaggaCAAAAGCTAAACACCATGAAAGAAGGAAGGTGGGTTGGAGGGTGGAACAAGAATTAATGGGATGACACCCACAACTAATTCCTGTCGAGGACAGTCACAGGCGGCAGGGATTACCTGACCACGGGAGTTAAGTGGGCTGTCCGGTAAACACGCACCAGCACATCACTTTTACTTGTATGTGTACATgttaatgtgcacacacacaggccgcatgtattttcatgcacacacaagcaaaatcAACAGAGTAGACCTTCAATAAGCTTTTAATGGTATGAGATCACTTGATGCACACATCAGCACATTGATGCATTCTGATCTCACCTGGTATTTCTTGTCCCAGAGGAAGTCCAGAGTGATTTCCTCCACTGCACAGTTGTTACAGAGCCTGCTGCCAAACACTTCCTGGAGCATGTTGAGGAGGTACACATGATGCTCTGCGTCCATCGCATAGTAGTGGTTGAAGTCTAGAAACACTACCTACATCaatcaaacattaaaatcagtCAGTTGGTGGGCCAAATCCATCTATCTAGCTATAATCATagttatgtgtttgtgctttaaaaataaataatgctaTTAGTTTTGGCTTCTCACCTCTTTCTTGTGTCTGCTTAAGAAGGAGTTAATTTCTAACAAGCCATCCCTCACCTTTGGGGGAGAGCAGAGTGAAAGGTTTGAAGTTAATTGCTGCATCAAACCTAAAAGTCTATAGGTCATGTACTTATGCAAAAAAGGCCACAGCTTACAGTTTAGGTAGCAATTATAGAGCCCCAAATGCCTGATTGTGTAGTTGAATACAAGATATCTATGCCTTTGTTACAGTATGTTGAGTTATTGTCCTTACTATTGAGCAGCctgtatatatctatatctaatATTTTACAGCAGCAAGTCACACTACCTGCAGCAAAGCACTGGAGAGAGGGCTGTTTACAACTAAACTCACAACCTTTGATCCCTGTTCAAGGCCAAAATCCATCCCACTACTAACAACATCAGCTGGAAACTAGAACACAACACTTGTAGATCACTGCTGATGCTGTTGTACGAGCCAAAATGAAGGAGAAACATCCAAACAGGCTGAAATACCTGAAgcaacatttaaatcaaatgttGATCATTTtgcaaaacacaggaaaagaaaagcatgaaTGGCAGTTACGATGACAAGcatttaaatgtcagtaaataTTTACTCCACTGCTCACCTTGTGGCCAAACAGGCCGTGGATGAAGTAGATCTCATTTCCAGGCTCGCCTGGTTTGGAGGAGACCCTGAGATCAAAGTAGCGAATTCCTGCATCCAGCTGCTCTTTAAATGTCAGATTCTAGGAAAGAGACATTATACTTTACAAGTGGAGACTTTCAAAATCTGCccaaaatatgtcattttttttatgtcagctgTATACTGCCTGGCTCCCCAAGTGGCTGGGTCTGCACATGGCACTGATCTGAACTCAGTACCTGGGTCATGGACCACTTCACCATGACTTTCTTGGCCAAGACGCTGAACATGGTGGCCAGGTATTTCACGTATGCCTTCTGATCGGGACCCACAGGGGCATGCACGTCCACCCAGAAGGTAAAAGAATCATGAGACCCTAGAAGAGAGAAGATTGGTGATGATGGGGCCAGTGGGAAAAGACATGGGGCAAAACAGGTTAAGATGCAGCAGGAGTAAAAAGACAATAGAGGAGTGATGAGGTGGTGTATGTATTTTCAGCATGCAGTTAATACATCATTCTCTCAGACTGAGAAATCCAGGTGTGATGGGCGGATGACTAGGCAGGGGAGAGGCCACATCTTTACGCACGACAGACTCACCTGGCACGGCGAGGTGTTTGAGGGGCATGGCACTGAGCTTGGACGGGAGCGAACCCATCCAGTCGGCATTGACATTGCCGATCCCCGCAGGCCGGGTCTTCATGTCAGAAACGACCTGTCAACACGCTCCCTCAGGAAACCGCTCTCCGGTGCAGACGCGGCCCCGGTGACGGATTCCCGTGCGCTCCCAACAGGAAAAAACTCCCATAGATCATCTTGTTGTGTCGCCGTTAATGTATCCTACATACACCACCGGTTCCAAACGCACTAAGACTCGCACCAGATCGAGCATGACCCGTTTCCTGGCTCGCTCTCCGGTAGGTTATTGTATGGCGTCGCGGTGCGCTGTGTTCCAACCGACGAACCGGGCATTCATTGATAGGACCAGCGGGTGACTAA
Coding sequences within:
- the plcxd2 gene encoding PI-PLC X domain-containing protein 2, which produces MKTRPAGIGNVNADWMGSLPSKLSAMPLKHLAVPGSHDSFTFWVDVHAPVGPDQKAYVKYLATMFSVLAKKVMVKWSMTQNLTFKEQLDAGIRYFDLRVSSKPGEPGNEIYFIHGLFGHKVRDGLLEINSFLSRHKKEVVFLDFNHYYAMDAEHHVYLLNMLQEVFGSRLCNNCAVEEITLDFLWDKKYQVIVFYHHPSAQGIPVMWPGNKIPAPWANTTEPNKLIQFLETTLKQRAKQGSFHVSQAILTPRVNTVAKGLVWGLRNYLVERNLPTIMSWVEAQRPGVDGVNIITSDFVELTDFANIVIKLNNLLLSEQGHKRR